Proteins from a single region of Magnetospirillum sp. WYHS-4:
- a CDS encoding phage terminase large subunit family protein, whose product MSEAISQSLPTSVPSSAEVYGFDGADGVLRAWTDGLTPDPVLTVSEWADRHRMLSSRASAEPGRYRTARTPYMRAIMDALSPSHPARRVVFMKAAQVGATEAGNNWIGFIVHHAPGPMLAVQPTVELAKRFSRQRVDPLFDETPELRERVKPSRARDSGNTILSKEFPAGLLVITGANSAVGLRSMPARYLFLDEVDAYPPSADEEGDPVALAEARTRTFSWRSKVFLASTPTTHGVSRIEREYEASDQRRYFVPCPHCGHFQWLKFERLRWEKGRPETARYMCEACDGEIGEGHKEALMAAGEWRPTAEAADPGTVGFHLSALYSPVGWLSWVDIARMWENAQGSIEAIRSFKNGVLGEAWIDRGEAPDWERLYERREDRLMGVVPMDGLILTAGADVQKDRIEVDVWAWGKGFSSWLVDHIVLDGSPGRAEVWQSLSALLSRTWPHESGARLGLARLAIDTGGEFTAEVYAWSRRQGIGQVMPVKGFDRFNRPAPVSGPSYVDATEGGRKLRRGAKLWSVAVSTFKAETYRWLWLSRPTDEELAGGAPYPGGYVHLPRGVDGEWVKQLVAEQLVTVRDHRGFDKHEWRKLRERNEALDCRVYARAALWVAGADRYGEAFWDRLAGQLATAVPDDDEPIETEETTRPLAGVVRAPSRRRRAVVSTPWMTE is encoded by the coding sequence ATGTCCGAGGCCATCTCGCAGAGCTTGCCGACATCCGTCCCGAGTTCCGCTGAAGTTTACGGGTTCGATGGCGCAGACGGTGTCTTGCGCGCATGGACCGATGGACTGACGCCTGACCCGGTTCTGACCGTTTCCGAATGGGCCGACCGGCATCGCATGCTGTCGTCGCGCGCCTCGGCCGAGCCGGGGCGTTACCGCACCGCCCGCACGCCCTACATGCGCGCCATCATGGATGCGCTGTCGCCCAGCCATCCGGCGCGCCGCGTGGTGTTCATGAAGGCGGCGCAGGTGGGCGCCACCGAGGCCGGCAACAACTGGATCGGCTTCATCGTCCACCATGCGCCGGGCCCGATGCTGGCGGTCCAGCCGACCGTGGAACTGGCCAAGCGCTTCTCGCGCCAGCGGGTCGATCCGCTGTTCGACGAGACGCCGGAACTGCGCGAGCGGGTCAAGCCGTCGCGCGCCCGGGATTCCGGCAACACGATCCTGTCGAAGGAGTTTCCGGCGGGGCTTCTGGTCATCACCGGCGCTAACAGCGCGGTGGGCCTGCGCTCCATGCCGGCCCGCTATCTGTTCCTCGATGAGGTGGACGCCTATCCCCCCTCGGCCGACGAGGAGGGCGATCCCGTCGCCCTGGCAGAGGCCCGCACCCGCACCTTCTCCTGGCGGAGCAAAGTGTTCCTGGCCTCGACGCCGACGACCCATGGCGTGTCGCGTATCGAGCGGGAATATGAGGCGTCCGACCAGCGGCGCTACTTCGTGCCCTGTCCGCATTGCGGCCATTTCCAGTGGCTGAAGTTCGAGCGCCTGCGCTGGGAGAAGGGACGTCCGGAGACGGCCCGCTACATGTGCGAGGCCTGCGACGGCGAGATCGGCGAGGGCCACAAGGAAGCCCTGATGGCGGCGGGCGAATGGCGTCCCACCGCCGAGGCGGCCGATCCCGGCACCGTCGGCTTCCACCTGTCGGCGCTCTATTCGCCGGTAGGCTGGCTGTCCTGGGTGGACATCGCCCGCATGTGGGAAAACGCCCAGGGATCGATCGAGGCCATCCGCAGCTTCAAGAACGGCGTGCTCGGCGAAGCCTGGATCGACCGGGGCGAGGCTCCCGATTGGGAACGGCTCTACGAGCGGCGCGAGGACCGGCTGATGGGCGTGGTGCCCATGGATGGCCTGATCCTGACTGCCGGGGCCGACGTGCAAAAGGATCGCATCGAGGTCGATGTCTGGGCCTGGGGGAAAGGCTTCTCCAGTTGGCTGGTCGACCACATCGTGCTCGACGGCAGCCCCGGACGGGCGGAGGTCTGGCAGTCCCTGTCGGCTCTGCTGTCGCGGACCTGGCCGCACGAAAGCGGCGCACGGCTCGGGCTGGCGCGCCTCGCCATCGACACCGGCGGCGAATTCACCGCCGAGGTCTACGCCTGGTCCCGCCGTCAAGGCATCGGCCAGGTGATGCCGGTCAAGGGCTTCGATCGCTTCAACCGCCCGGCCCCGGTGTCGGGACCGTCCTACGTGGATGCGACCGAAGGGGGGCGGAAGCTCCGGCGCGGCGCCAAGCTGTGGTCGGTGGCGGTCTCCACCTTCAAGGCCGAGACCTATCGCTGGCTGTGGCTGTCGCGCCCGACCGACGAGGAACTGGCCGGCGGTGCCCCCTATCCCGGTGGCTATGTCCACCTGCCGCGCGGCGTCGACGGCGAATGGGTCAAGCAACTGGTCGCCGAGCAATTGGTGACCGTGCGCGACCATCGCGGCTTCGACAAGCACGAATGGCGCAAGCTGCGGGAACGCAACGAGGCGCTGGATTGCCGGGTCTATGCCCGCGCCGCCCTGTGGGTGGCGGGCGCCGACCGCTACGGCGAGGCGTTCTGGGACCGGCTGGCGGGCCAGTTGGCAACCGCCGTGCCCGATGATGACGAACCGATCGAAACCGAAGAAACGACGCGCCCCCTGGCCGGCGTGGTGCGAGCCCCCTCGCGCCGCCGCCGCGCGGTGGTGAGCACTCCCTGGATGACGGAATGA
- a CDS encoding elements of external origin translates to MGLSVRAYARHRGVSHVAVLKAVNAGRIAREPDGTIDPVKADAAWDAETDPAKRPKPKSKAANPAPLAPTPSAPVRESVGGAPGTSFTQAKTMHEIAKAQRARIQVQRLKDEVIDRPRALALVFRLARQERDAWINWPARVSAQMAVELGVDPHRMQKVLEANVRGHLAELADIRPEFR, encoded by the coding sequence ATGGGATTGTCCGTCCGCGCTTACGCCCGTCATCGAGGCGTGAGCCACGTCGCGGTGCTGAAGGCCGTCAACGCCGGACGCATTGCGCGGGAGCCGGACGGCACCATCGACCCGGTCAAGGCCGATGCCGCCTGGGACGCGGAAACCGATCCCGCCAAGCGGCCGAAACCGAAGTCGAAAGCCGCCAACCCCGCTCCTCTGGCACCGACGCCATCGGCGCCAGTGCGCGAGTCGGTCGGCGGCGCCCCTGGGACATCGTTCACCCAGGCGAAGACCATGCATGAGATCGCCAAGGCCCAGCGTGCCCGCATCCAGGTCCAGCGTCTCAAGGACGAGGTGATCGATCGGCCGCGCGCGTTGGCGCTGGTGTTCCGGCTGGCCCGTCAGGAGCGGGATGCCTGGATCAACTGGCCGGCCCGGGTGTCCGCGCAGATGGCCGTCGAACTGGGGGTCGATCCCCACCGGATGCAGAAGGTGCTGGAAGCGAATGTCCGAGGCCATCTCGCAGAGCTTGCCGACATCCGTCCCGAGTTCCGCTGA